In Corythoichthys intestinalis isolate RoL2023-P3 chromosome 11, ASM3026506v1, whole genome shotgun sequence, a single genomic region encodes these proteins:
- the LOC130924343 gene encoding protocadherin alpha-8-like isoform X50, giving the protein MFWTRPTLFLLLLCYGELVFGQLKYSTPEETKVGSIVGNVAKDLGLDVSTLTSRRFRIVSGAQEALFEVNPNNGLLFVHKQLDREQLCDRNTVCVMDLKIVIENPLEIHYVSVEVTDANDHAPRFTERGKIIEIAENTLSGARFQLPGARDLDIGINSIQRYKLSQNDHFQLEIRDRDGDKIPFLMLQKQLDREEKTNHSLILSAIDGGTPSKSGNLNVTVRVLDINDNRPIFSIEGYSVELQENAALGTSVIKVQATDLDEGANGEVEYEFGEDMNSEVIHLFSLDKKLGDIRVKGQIDFERNHVFKLDVQASDKGQPPMTTDCRVIIKILDVNDNKPEIEVTSITSMVPEDAKHGTVIALISVTDIDSGPNGKVICSLTENIPFELKPSIKETMYSLVTKDTLDREQISSYDILITATDCGEPSLSIFKTVSIQVKDVNDNIPEFPQNPLELYLTENNEPGASVFSVSAFDKDLDDNAAISYYIVRHGGHTDITSFLNINSENGQISALKSFDFETVKSFHFQVVATDGGSPPLSSNVTMKVYILDQNDNAPVILYPVSSNGSADGLEEIPRNMKAGDLVTKVRAYDADIGYNGWLLFSFGQVTDHSLFSLDRYTGQIRTLRSLTETDEAEHRLLILVKDNGNISLSATATVTVKLVEPKEAFAASDVKSAAKLDQEEDNVTFYLIITLGSVSLLFIISIIVLIAMQCSKSTEYTSKYLQDANYDGTLCHSIQYRSGDKRYMLVGPRMSIGSTIVPGSNANTLVLPDRRHTSGEKGPVEGQEVGNGTDGGLHLCRYGDERGTSESIMAAPSGNRSIGRRPCR; this is encoded by the coding sequence atgttttggaccCGCCCTACCCTTTTTCTTCTCCTGCTGTGTTACGGGGAGCTGGTTTTTGGCCAGCTGAAATATTCCACTCCAGAGGAGACTAAGGTCGGATCTATTGTAGGGAATGTCGCGAAGGATTTGGGCTTGGATGTCAGCACATTGACTAGCAGGAGGTTTCGCATTGTATCCGGCGCACAGGAGGCTCTGTTTGAGGTAAACCCGAACAATGGGCTACTATTCGTGCACAAGCAACTTGATCGCGAGCAGCTTTGTGACAGGAACACTGTCTGTGTGATGGATCTCAAAATTGTCATTGAGAACCCACTGGAGATCCACTATGTCTCTGTGGAAGTGACAGATGCCAACGACCACGCTCCGAGGTTCACGGAGAGGGGCAAGATAATAGAGATAGCAGAAAATACTTTATCTGGGGCACGCTTTCAATTGCCAGGTGCAAGAGACCTTGATATTGGAATTAATTCAATCCAGCGTTATAAACTGAGTCAGAATGATCATTTTCAACTGGAAATCCGTGATAGAGATGGTGATAAGATtccatttttaatgttacaaAAGCAGCTGGACAGGGAAGAGAAAACAAACCATAGCTTGATTTTGTCTGCTATTGATGGAGGGACACCTTCAAAATCAGGAAACCTGAATGTGACTGTACGTGTTCTTGATATAAATGATAACAGACCTATTTTCTCCATAGAGGGATACTCTGTTGAATTGCAAGAAAATGCTGCTTTGGGTACGTCTGTAATAAAAGTACAGGCCACTGACCTGGACGAGGGAGCTAATGGTGAGGTTGAATATGAATTTGGAGAGGATATGAATTCAGAAGTGATTCATCTTTTTAGTCTGGACAAGAAACTAGGAGATATCCGTGTTAAAGGTCAAATTGACTTTGAGAGAAATCATGTTTTCAAGTTGGATGTGCAGGCCTCTGACAAAGGCCAGCCTCCTATGACCACAGACTGCAGGGTCATCATAAAGATTCTAGATGTTAATGACAACAAACCCGAGATTGAAGTGACATCTATCACTAGCATGGTCCCTGAAGATGCAAAGCATGGTACTGTAATTGCACTTATCAGTGTCACTGATATTGATTCAGGCCCAAATGGGAAAGTCATCTGCAGTCTAACAGAAAACATACCTTTTGAATTAAAGCCCTCAATCAAGGAAACTATGTATTCATTAGTGACGAAAGACACATTAGACAGAGAACAAATATCaagttatgacattttaataacAGCTACTGACTGTGGTGAACCTTCCCTTTCCATATTTAAAACGGTAAGCATCCAGGTCAAAGATGTGAATGATAACATCCCAGAATTCCCACAAAATCCCTTAGAGTTATATCTGACAGAAAACAATGAACCCGGGGCTTCGGTATTTTCAGTGAGTGCCTTTGATAAAGATTTAGATGACAATGCTGCCATTTCTTATTACATAGTAAGACATGGGGGCCATACTGACATCACATCATTTCTCAATATAAATTCTGAAAATGGACAAATATCCGCACTAAAAAGTTTTGACTTTGaaactgtaaaaagttttcatttccaAGTGGTGGCCACAGATGGAGGAAGTCCACCACTGAGTAGCAATGTGACAATGAAGGTGTATATTCTGGATCAGAACGACAACGCTCCAGTCATCCTGTATCCTGTTAGCTCCAACGGTTCTGCTGATGGTCTGGAGGAGATTCCCCGCAATATGAAAGCAGGGGATTTGGTGACTAAAGTCAGAGCCTATGACGCTGATATAGGATATAATGGCTGGTTACTTTTTTCATTTGGTCAAGTCACTGATCACAGTCTGTTTTCTTTGGACCGCTACACGGGCCAGATCAGAACACTTCGCTCGTTGACAGAGACCGACGAGGCTGAGCATCGACTGCTCATACTGGTCAAAGACAATGGAAATATTTCACTCTCAGCAACAGCTACTGTGACTGTCAAACTCGTGGAGCCCAAAGAAGCTTTTGCAGCTTCAGATGTCAAAAGTGCAGCAAAATTGGACCAGGAGGAGGACAATGTGACCTTTTATCTCATCATCACTTTGGGATCAGTCTCACTCCTATTTATTATCAGCATCATCGTGCTCATTGCCATGCAGTGCTCCAAATCCACAGAGTACACATCCAAATATCTCCAAGATGCTAATTATGATGGCACGCTGTGTCACAGCATCCAGTACAGATCGGGAGACAAACGCTATATGTTGGTTGGACCCAGAATGAGTATTGGTTCTACTATCGTCCCAGGAAGCAACGCCAACACTCTGGTGCTCCCTGACAGGAGACACACTTCTGGGGAG
- the LOC130924343 gene encoding protocadherin gamma-A11-like isoform X47, which produces MRAGGQRRGLFLSIILVCLEQAAAQIKYSIAEEVKVGTVVGNVARDLGLDIGTLAERRFRIVSGSEGAQFEVNVNNGVLFVRKPVNREALCEGVPPCLINLKLVAENPMEIHHVGVEITDINDNSPTFQEKEKIFEISESMPAGKRFQLPSAYDPDVVVNTVRVYKLNPNEYFNIQIRERGDDKIPFLILQKPLDREKHTEHRLVLTAVDGGNPPRSGSLNVTVIVLDSNDNAPQFLQEVYSVNLSENVKKGTKVIRVEATDVDEGLNGEVEYYFGGELDSEIYEMFSLQKSTGEIKVEGQIDFEKADVYKVDVKATDKGQPPMSTDCMVIIKILDENDNQPEIEVTSLTKMIAEDSKLGTVISLISITDKDVGLNGKIICSISQNVPFELKPSYQDNMYSVILKDRLDRELISDYDITITATDCGQPPLSTFKIIHIGVSDVNDNSPTFLHNPIQLYLLENNMPGNSIFSVTAFDKDLNENAALTYHISRGEGSQVKMSTFLNINPETGDIISLKSFDFEVLKSFHFQVVATDGGGPPLSSNVTVNVFILDQNDNAPVILYPVSSNGSAEGVEEIPRNIKGGDLVTKIRAYDADIGYNGWLLFSFWQVTDHSLFSLDRYTGQIRTLRSLTETDEAEHRLLILVKDNGNISLSATATVTVKLVEPKEAFAASDVKSAAKLDQEEDNVTFYLIITLGSVSLLFVISIIVLIAMQCSKSTEYTSKYLQDANYDGTLCHSIQYRSGDKRYMLVGPRMSIGSTIVPGSNANTLVLPDRRHTSGEKGPVEGQEVGNGTDGGLHLCRYGDERGTSESIMAAPSGNRSIGRRPCR; this is translated from the coding sequence ATGAGAGCAGGAGGACAAAGGAGAGGACTCTTTCTCAGTATCATTTTGGTTTGTTTGGAGCAGGCTGCAGCACAGATCAAATATTCCATCGCAGAGGAAGTCAAAGTGGGAACGGTGGTGGGGAATGTTGCCAGGGATCTTGGACTGGACATTGGTACGTTGGCGGAGAGACGTTTTCGCATTGTTTCTGGCTCAGAGGGGGCTCAGTTTGAGGTGAATGTGAACAATGGGGTCCTGTTTGTTCGTAAACCTGTTAATCGAGAGGCGCTCTGTGAAGGCGTCCCACCATGTTTAATCAATCTGAAATTAGTTGCAGAAAACCCCATGGAAATACATCATGTTGGTGTAGAAATTACGGATATTAATGACAATTCACCCACTTTTCAAGAGAAAGAGAAGATTTTTGAAATATCTGAATCAATGCCTGCTGGAAAACGCTTCCAATTACCAAGTGCATATGATCCAGATGTTGTTGTCAATACTGTGCGAGTATACAAATTAAATCCAAATGAATATTTTAATATCCAAATCCGAGAGCGGGGAGATGATAAGATACCCTTTTTGATTTTACAAAAGCCTCTGGACCGGGAAAAGCATACTGAGCACAGACTTGTTCTTACTGCAGTTGATGGTGGAAATCCACCAAGATCTGGAAGTCTAAATGTGACAGTTATAGTTCTCGACTCAAATGATAATGCACCACAATTTTTACAAGAAGTATATTCAGTGAAtttatctgaaaatgtcaaaaaaggaACAAAGGTCATCAGGGTAGAAGCAACTGACGTGGATGAAGGGCTGAACGGAGAAGTGGAATATTATTTTGGAGGAGAACTTGACTCTGAAATCTATGAAATGTTTAGTTTGCAAAAAAGCACTGGTGAAATAAAAGTAGAAGGCCAAATTGATTTTGAAAAGGCTGATGTTTACAAAGTAGATGTCAAGGCTACAGACAAAGGACAACCTCCCATGAGCACTGATTGCATGGTGATCATTAAAATTCTTGATGAAAATGACAACCAGCCTGAAATAGAAGTGACTTCTCTAACAAAAATGATAGCGGAGGACTCCAAACTTGGGACAGTCATTTCTCTCATAAGCATCACAGACAAAGATGTCGGcttgaatggaaaaataatcTGTAGTATTTCACAAAATGTCCCATTTGAATTAAAACCTTCATATCAAGATAACATGTACTCAGTAATACTAAAAGACAGATTGGATCGAGAATTAATTTCAGATTATGACATCACTATCACGGCTACAGACTGTGGTCAACCTCCTCTTTCCACGTTTAAAATTATTCATATTGGTGTGTCAGATGTGAATGATAATAGTCCGACCTTTTTACATAACCCAATCCAACTTTATTTGTTGGAAAATAACATGCCAGGGAACTCAATTTTTTCTGTCACTGCTTTCGACAAAGACTTGAATGAAAACGCAGCCTTGACATATCACATTAGCAGGGGAGAAGGAAGTCAAGTTAAAAtgtcaacatttttaaacatcaaCCCTGAGACTGGGGACATAATATCACTAAAAAGTTTTGACTTTGAGGTGCTGAAAAGTTTCCATTTCCAAGTGGTGGCCACAGATGGTGGAGGTCCTCCATTGAGCAGCAATGTAACTGTGAACGTCTTCATTCTGGATCAGAATGACAATGCTCCTGTCATCCTGTATCCAGTCAGCTCCAACGGCTCTGCTGAAGGTGTGGAAGAGATTCCTCGCAATATAAAAGGGGGAGACTTGGTGACAAAAATCAGAGCCTATGACGCTGATATAGGATATAACGGCTGGTTACTCTTTTCATTTTGGCAAGTCACCGACCACAGTCTCTTTTCTTTGGACCGCTATACAGGCCAGATCAGAACACTTCGCTCGTTAACAGAGACGGACGAGGCAGAGCATCGACTGCTCATACTGGTCAAAGACAATGGCAACATTTCACTCTCAGCTACAGCTACTGTGACTGTCAAACTTGTTGAGCCCAAAGAAGCTTTCGCAGCTTCAGATGTCAAAAGTGCAGCAAAATTGGACCAGGAGGAGGACAATGTGACTTTTTATCTCATCATCACTTTGGGTTCGGTCTCACTTCTTTTTGTCATCAGCATCATCGTGCTGATTGCCATGCAGTGCTCCAAATCCACAGAGTACACTTCCAAATATCTCCAAGATGCTAACTATGATGGCACACTGTGTCACAGTATCCAGTACAGATCGGGAGACAAACGCTACATGTTGGTTGGACCCAGAATGAGTATTGGTTCTACTATAGTCCCAGGAAGCAACGCTAACACTCTGGTGCTCCCTGATAGGAGACACACTTCTGGGGag